One stretch of Pararhizobium qamdonense DNA includes these proteins:
- a CDS encoding YfbU family protein, with product MNRADRLILWNQLEILKAQNPNQAADYDLQQDIVAHGYTTLYSDVFHCVTEDEASLLMQREVWETLDMFRALANAKQGGWVPSVPGREVFEGFDANNDEHYWFADYLLSKANLYQESAPNKNSHNVATVSRYRRMLTAWEAAVEKHKLTAAEAEAVLLA from the coding sequence TTGAAGGCCCAAAATCCAAACCAAGCCGCCGATTATGATCTGCAGCAGGACATTGTGGCACATGGGTACACCACGCTCTACTCTGATGTCTTCCACTGCGTGACCGAAGACGAAGCCTCTCTGCTTATGCAGCGCGAAGTTTGGGAAACTCTCGACATGTTCCGCGCATTGGCTAACGCCAAGCAAGGTGGTTGGGTTCCAAGTGTTCCTGGCCGTGAGGTGTTCGAGGGCTTCGATGCGAATAATGATGAACATTACTGGTTCGCTGATTACCTCTTAAGCAAGGCGAACCTATATCAAGAGTCAGCTCCCAACAAAAACTCTCACAATGTAGCGACAGTTTCCCGATACCGCCGAATGCTGACGGCCTGGGAAGCCGCAGTGGAAAAACATAAACTGACAGCGGCAGAAGCCGAAGCGGTGCTGCTTGCATGA
- a CDS encoding DUF1515 domain-containing protein — translation MASNDDIMLALGKLQEGVDRLRVDFQDEKGMAHESRAVIHQRLDNQALQIAHMETTIAVSGQIDAQVRGEIQALKETVEKNQGIVTPAIDEWKRMKTLGVGISGLIAFAGLTIGGIVAYMSETAVAAVRHWLRIP, via the coding sequence ATGGCTTCAAATGATGACATCATGCTCGCGCTTGGGAAACTTCAGGAGGGGGTAGATCGCCTCCGCGTCGATTTCCAAGACGAGAAAGGCATGGCCCATGAGAGCCGGGCTGTTATTCACCAGCGGCTAGACAATCAGGCGCTACAGATCGCCCACATGGAAACGACGATCGCCGTCAGCGGGCAGATAGACGCTCAGGTGAGGGGAGAAATCCAAGCACTGAAAGAGACGGTGGAAAAGAACCAAGGCATTGTTACTCCCGCCATCGATGAGTGGAAGCGGATGAAAACGCTGGGTGTCGGTATCAGTGGACTTATCGCGTTTGCGGGTCTGACGATTGGCGGAATCGTTGCCTATATGAGCGAGACGGCTGTTGCCGCCGTAAGGCATTGGCTGAGAATTCCCTAA